AGAGTAAGTTAAcaagaaattatttaaaaaatagctTATTCCCGTTCTAATGTCTATTTTATCCAATTTTCCTGCAAGGTCAAAATTTAAAGCAAGGATTAAACTTGGATTGGAGCGTAGCCCGGGAAAAGTGGAACTCATTGTACCAGTTTACAAGGAACCCCTTCTAATGGGTTATGCCGTAGTGACACCAACGGAGAACACAGCCCTGGGATATCGCTCCGTCTATAATGTTGACAAAAAACAGTTTGCGATGCATGCTTTTTGCCTAGGATACCACAATGAAACCACGGAAGTTGGCCTAAAACTGTAAGatactaaaatattttatatcgAAGCATAATAATATAGAATTCTATTTATTAGTGAAAATTTTAAGACTTTGAGAGGCTCGGTCTTCCAGCGCTTAGGCGAGAAATTGGCCTTCGCTTTAAAAATGACCATTATAGGCGCCGAGGAAAACGCCACAAGCAACATTACCATTGGTACCCAATACGAATTCTCTCCGGGACATTTGCTGAAGGCCAGGCTGCGGGATGATAGCCAATTTGGTATCGTCTACCAATCTAGACTTGCTGAAACTGTTGACGTTATGTATCATGTTGGATGCGAGTTAAAAGATCCCATAAATGGTGAGCACAAGATCGGTGTAGCCTGGTCCTTCGAGTGTTAATCATGCcaccttttattttaattttcacgGATGGTAACCAAATTCTTAGTATtgcaaatttttacaaaatttttttaatctataCCTATACGGTTTGAcgtaataataaaattaaataaaaattaatatacaaaatctatgggttttttttaaatatacttaGCTTAGTAGTCTTAGATAAACTTacattctttgtttttgtaaatcaaaatttttgagtttatttattattgtaaatatttgttttaaagtCCAAACTTTGGTATGCAGAAAACATACAGGCGAATATTTGAGCCTTACAACAAGAAACGCGATGACGATGTCACCTCGGAGGAATCCCAAAAAAGGGAGTCGGAAACGATCCTGCCACAGCCCCCAGTGTTTGGGGAGATGCCTACCTACTTCCATGTAGGTGGCTATGCCAAAGAATGTCTCCTCCGGGGTTATGAGATCGGCGCCTGGAAAATCCAGTGCAGATCCGAATTAAATGACCTAACTCTGAGCACTTATGGCGAGGGGTACCCGAAACTGTCAGATATTTTTGGTGGTTTTGAGGCTTACAAGAAACTTGGTAACTGGCACGTGGCTGTTGGGTGGCTGACAGATAAGCACATTTTGGCCCATGTCGGATTAAAGAGTAAATGGTTGGGTGGTTTGTGCTATTCTAACTTTAAGTGTTCTGGTTCCATCGAAGACAGGTATTTAATATTCGAtttcataattaaatatttatttataactaTCTAACCTGTAGTTCTGATTTTAAATGCCAATTAAAAACTGGAATCGAAAATAATCCTTTTAAACTGGAGTTGATATTGCCCCTTCATAACCAATCCTTTATAAAGGGATATGCATTGATGGTTCCCAACGAAAAATGGATACTAGGATACCGCACGGTATACAACTGTGAGGAAAAGGGCTTCGACAAGCACGCCCTCGGCGTGGGATTCAACAATGGAAACACCGAATTTTGCATAAAACTGTTCGTATTTTTAgcctaattattttttttacctgGCTCTCTAACCTGCACCTGCACCTTTTTAGTGAGAACCTGAAAGACCTGCGAGTGTCAATCTTCCAGCGTATGGGTGATAGCTGGGCCTTTGCTTTAAAGATGAGCTCCTACGGCAATGAAGGACAGTCGAAGTTTGCCTTTGGCGGGCAGTACGAATTCGATGATGGCTCAATGCTGAAGGCAAAGATACGCGAAGATGCCAATATGGGAGTCGTATATCAAACAAGTGTTGGCAAAAATATTGGGGTGCAGTATCATTTTGGTTTCGAGGGAAAAAGTCCGTTGGATGGAGAGCACAAAATCGGAGCATCTTGGAGCTTTAATTGTTGAACTGTGGTTTGAAATTctgatttaaaaaacttaCGTTAATagttaaaattgtaaaaatgtACTAGAActgttaaaatatatattcctgTCAATAGTATTATTGGctttttattgtaaatatttactttatttgaaaatatgcGCCATATCGATAACAAATCGAAATAACGAGAGCTATCGATCGAAAGCAGTGCTGTGCAAGTCCGGCAACTCTGGAATCTTTGTCATTATCGAGCCTCTAACGTTTACTAACACTATTCCATCGATTTTTCGTTGAAACTAGAcgtgttttatttatattgtcGTAACAAAGCAGTCAAAGAATTAAGTATCTGAGATATTTTTCGTGTTAGGGCAGTTAGTAGGACTGTCTAGACCTGCAGTgacatttaataatatttggCAGTAGCTATCAAGGACCGAATATTAGGGATAGAAATTGTGTtcccaaagaaaaaaataggtaagaaaaagaaaatggcGTCACATGCcaccacacacatacacttcCATGTCTAGGCAGAGGCGTGCTCGTGGTTGGTCTTTTGGGGTAACATCCCACGTTAGTGAATCATGAAATCATATTTGAATTAATATATTCTGCCTACGACATTGGCAGAATGGTTGATAAATAATCCTAATccattttcccttttttttggatttacAGGACGGTCGTCGGAGAAATATCAGCAACGCAATAGCAAAAAGACAAAGGTAAGTtcaggtaaaaaaaaaaagcatac
This region of Drosophila bipectinata strain 14024-0381.07 chromosome 2L, DbipHiC1v2, whole genome shotgun sequence genomic DNA includes:
- the LOC108126626 gene encoding voltage-dependent anion-selective channel-like; this encodes MKNKYCRLNRKKKKDGGGDGEHKMCKLGRKKPEPEPEPEPEPEEEPIDVEEIMPPPLEEGQVYSYFHVGSLAKECLAKGYRLGVWELDSTTKTKHDIVLGSFGEGNPTLTPASGGIELYKEWPVFHAVCTWLTANAYLADVGARGGVLGGSAYATLKTTISPQEEESKFKARIKLGLERSPGKVELIVPVYKEPLLMGYAVVTPTENTALGYRSVYNVDKKQFAMHAFCLGYHNETTEVGLKLENFKTLRGSVFQRLGEKLAFALKMTIIGAEENATSNITIGTQYEFSPGHLLKARLRDDSQFGIVYQSRLAETVDVMYHVGCELKDPINGEHKIGVAWSFEC
- the LOC108126741 gene encoding voltage-dependent anion-selective channel-like, whose translation is MQKTYRRIFEPYNKKRDDDVTSEESQKRESETILPQPPVFGEMPTYFHVGGYAKECLLRGYEIGAWKIQCRSELNDLTLSTYGEGYPKLSDIFGGFEAYKKLGNWHVAVGWLTDKHILAHVGLKSKWLGGLCYSNFKCSGSIEDSSDFKCQLKTGIENNPFKLELILPLHNQSFIKGYALMVPNEKWILGYRTVYNCEEKGFDKHALGVGFNNGNTEFCIKLENLKDLRVSIFQRMGDSWAFALKMSSYGNEGQSKFAFGGQYEFDDGSMLKAKIREDANMGVVYQTSVGKNIGVQYHFGFEGKSPLDGEHKIGASWSFNC